Proteins encoded within one genomic window of Pongo pygmaeus isolate AG05252 chromosome 18, NHGRI_mPonPyg2-v2.0_pri, whole genome shotgun sequence:
- the CLDN9 gene encoding claudin-9 gives MASTGLELLGMTLAVLGWLGTLVSCALPLWKVTAFIGNSIVVAQVVWEGLWMSCVVQSTGQMQCKVYDSLLALPQDLQAARALCIIALLLALLGLLVAITGAQCTTCVEDEGAKARIVLTAGVILLLAGILVLIPVCWTAHAIIQDFYNPLVAEALKRELGASLYLGWAAAALLMLGGGLLFCTCPPPQVERPRGPRLGYSIPSRSGTSGLDKRDYV, from the coding sequence ATGGCTTCGACCGGCTTAGAACTGCTGGGCATGACCCTGGCTGTGCTGGGCTGGCTGGGGACCTTGGTGTCCTGCGCCCTGCCCCTGTGGAAGGTGACCGCCTTCATCGGCAACAGCATCGTGGTGGCCCAGGTGGTGTGGGAGGGCCTGTGGATGTCCTGCGTGGTGCAGAGCACCGGCCAGATGCAGTGCAAGGTGTACGACTCACTGCTGGCGCTGCCGCAGGACCTGCAGGCCGCACGTGCCCTCTGTATCATCGCCCTCCTGCTGGCCCTGCTTGGCCTCCTGGTGGCCATCACAGGTGCCCAATGTACCACGTGTGTGGAGGACGAAGGTGCCAAGGCCCGTATCGTGCTCACCGCGGGGGTCATCCTCCTCCTCGCTGGCATCCTGGTGCTCATCCCTGTGTGCTGGACGGCGCATGCCATCATCCAGGACTTCTACAACCCCCTGGTGGCTGAGGCCCTCAAGCGGGAGCTGGGGGCCTCCCTCTACCTGGGCTGGGCAGCGGCCGCACTGCTTATGCTGGGCGGGGGGCTCCTCTTCTGCACGTGCCCCCCGCCCCAGGTTGAGCGGCCCCGCGGACCTAGGCTGGGCTACTCCATCCCCTCCCGCTCGGGCACGTCTGGACTGGACAAGAGGGACTACGTGTGA
- the THOC6 gene encoding THO complex subunit 6 homolog: MERAVPLVVPLGQTEVFQALQRLHMTVFSQSVSPCGKFLAAGNNYGQIAIFSLSAALSSEAKEESKKPVVTFQAHDGPVYSMVSTDRHLLSAGDGEVKAWLWAEMLKKGCKELWRRQPPYRTSLEVPEINALLLVPKENSLILAGGDCQLHTMDLETGTFTRVLRGHTDYIHCLALRERSPEVLSGGEDGAVRLWDLRTAKEVQTIEVYKHEECSRPHNGRWIGCLATDSDWMVCGGGPALTLWHLRSSTPTTVFPIRAPQKHVTFYQDLILSAGQGRCVNQWQLSGELKAQVPGSSPGLLSLSLNQQPAAPECKVLTAAGNSCRVDVFTNLGYRAFSLSF, encoded by the exons ATGGAGCGAGCTGTGCCGCTCGTGGTGCCTCTGGGTCAG ACAGAGGTGTTCCAGGCCTTGCAGCGGCTCCATATGACCGTCTTCTCCCAGAGCGTCTCACCATGTGGGAAGTTTCTGGCGGCTGGCAACAATTATGGGCAGATTGCCATCTTCAG CTTGTCTGCTGCTTTGAGCTCAGAAGCCAAAGAGGAAAGTAAGAAGCCGGTGGTGACTTTCCAAG CCCATGATGGGCCTGTCTATAGCATGGTTTCCACCGATCGACATCTGCTTAGTGCTGGGGATGGGGAGGTGAAGGCCTGGCTTTGGGCGGAGATGCTCAAGAAG GGCTGTAAGGAGCTGTGGCGTCGTCAGCCTCCATACAG GACCAGCCTGGAAGTGCCCGAGATCAATGCTTTGCTGCTGGTCCCCAAG GAGAATTCCCTCATCCTGGCTGGGGGAGACTGTCAGTTGCACACTATGGACCTTGAAACTGGGACTTTCACG AGGGTCCTCCGGGGCCACACAGACTACATCCATTGCCTGGCACTGCGGGAAAGGAGCCCAGAGGTGCTGTCAGGTGGCGAGGACGGAGCTGTTCGACTTTGGG ACCTGCGCACAGCCAAGGAGGTCCAGACGATCGAGGTCTATAAGCACGAG gagTGCTCGAGGCCCCACAATGGGCGCTGGATTGGATGTTTGGCAACTGATTCTGACTGGATG GTCTGTGGAGGGGGCCCAGCCCTCACCCTCTGGCACCTCCGATCCTCCACACCCACCACTGTCTTCCCCATCCGGGCGCCACAGAAGCACGTCACCTTCTACCAGGACCTG ATTCTGTCAGCTGGGCAGGGCCGCTGTGTCAACCAGTGGCAGCTGAGCGGGGAGCTGAAGGCCCAGGTGCCCGGCTCCTCCCCAGGGctgctcagcctcagcctcaaccAGCAGCCGGCCGCACCGGAGTGCAAG GTCCTGACAGCTGCAGGCAACAGCTGCCGGGTGGATGTCTTCACCAACCTGGGTTACCGAGCCTTCTCCCTGTCCTTCTGA
- the HCFC1R1 gene encoding host cell factor C1 regulator 1 isoform X3 produces MSTKRRLEEEQEPLRKQFLSEENMATHFSQLSLHNDHPYCSPPMTFSPALPPLRSPCSELLLWRYPGSLIPEALRLLRLGDTPSPPYPATPAGDIMEL; encoded by the exons ATGAGCACCAAGCGGCGCCTGGAGGAGGAGCA GGAGCCTCTGCGCAAGCAGTTTTTGTCTGAGGAGAACATGGCCACCCACTTCTCTCAACTCAGCCTGCACAATGACCACCCCTACTGCAGCCCCCCCATGACcttctccccagccctgcccccgcTCAG GAGCCCTTGCTCTGAGCTGCTTCTCTGGCGCTATCCTGGCAGCCTCATCCCTGAGGCCCTCCGTCTGCTGAGGCTGGGGGACACCCCCAGTCCCCCTTACCCTGCAACCCCAGCTGGGGACATAATGGAGCTCTGA
- the HCFC1R1 gene encoding host cell factor C1 regulator 1 isoform X1: MILQQPLERGPQGGAQRLPRAALGVTRGLDASSPLRGAVPMSTKRRLEEEQEPLRKQFLSEENMATHFSQLSLHNDHPYCSPPMTFSPALPPLRSPCSELLLWRYPGSLIPEALRLLRLGDTPSPPYPATPAGDIMEL; this comes from the exons ATGATCCTGCAGCAGCCCTTGGAGCGAGGCCCCCAGGGAGGGGCCCAGCGCCTCCCACGGGCCGCCTTGGGGGTGACTCGGGGCCTGGACGCCAG CTCCCCTCTCCGAGGAGCTGTGCCCATGAGCACCAAGCGGCGCCTGGAGGAGGAGCA GGAGCCTCTGCGCAAGCAGTTTTTGTCTGAGGAGAACATGGCCACCCACTTCTCTCAACTCAGCCTGCACAATGACCACCCCTACTGCAGCCCCCCCATGACcttctccccagccctgcccccgcTCAG GAGCCCTTGCTCTGAGCTGCTTCTCTGGCGCTATCCTGGCAGCCTCATCCCTGAGGCCCTCCGTCTGCTGAGGCTGGGGGACACCCCCAGTCCCCCTTACCCTGCAACCCCAGCTGGGGACATAATGGAGCTCTGA
- the TNFRSF12A gene encoding tumor necrosis factor receptor superfamily member 12A — translation MAPGSLRRLLRLLMLGLWLALLRSVAGEQAPGTAPCSRGSSWSADLDKCMDCASCRARPHSDFCLGCAAAPPAPFRLLWPILGGALSLTFVLGLLSGFLVWRRCRRREKFTTPIEETGGEGCPAVALIQ, via the exons ATGGCTCCGGGCTCGCTGCGCCGGTTGCTGCGGCTCCTCATGCTGGGGCTCTGGCTGGCGTTGCTGCGCTCCGTGGCCGGGGAGCAAGCGCCAG gcaccgccccctgctcccgCGGCAGCTCCTGGAGCGCGGACCTGGACAAGTGCATGGACTGCGCGTCTTGCAGGGCGCGACCGCACAGCGACTTCTGCCTGGGCT GCGCTGCGGCACCTCCTGCCCCCTTCCGGCTGCTTTGGCCCATCCTTGGGGGCGCTCTGAGCCTGACCTTCGTGCTAGGGCTGCTTTCTGGCTTTCTGGTCTGGAGACGATGCCGCAGGAGAGAGAAGTTCACCA CCCCCATAGAGGAGACCGGCGGAGAGGGCTGCCCAGCTGTGGCGCTGATCCAGTGA
- the HCFC1R1 gene encoding host cell factor C1 regulator 1 isoform X2: MILQQPLERGPQGGAQRLPRAALGVTRGLDARLPPVSISQPASLPSLPREPLRKQFLSEENMATHFSQLSLHNDHPYCSPPMTFSPALPPLRSPCSELLLWRYPGSLIPEALRLLRLGDTPSPPYPATPAGDIMEL; encoded by the exons ATGATCCTGCAGCAGCCCTTGGAGCGAGGCCCCCAGGGAGGGGCCCAGCGCCTCCCACGGGCCGCCTTGGGGGTGACTCGGGGCCTGGACGCCAG GCTGCCTCCTGTCTCAATATCCCAGCCTGCCTCTCTCCCATCTCTCCCCAGGGAGCCTCTGCGCAAGCAGTTTTTGTCTGAGGAGAACATGGCCACCCACTTCTCTCAACTCAGCCTGCACAATGACCACCCCTACTGCAGCCCCCCCATGACcttctccccagccctgcccccgcTCAG GAGCCCTTGCTCTGAGCTGCTTCTCTGGCGCTATCCTGGCAGCCTCATCCCTGAGGCCCTCCGTCTGCTGAGGCTGGGGGACACCCCCAGTCCCCCTTACCCTGCAACCCCAGCTGGGGACATAATGGAGCTCTGA
- the HCFC1R1 gene encoding host cell factor C1 regulator 1 isoform X4, whose translation MILQQPLERGPQGGAQRLPRAALGVTRGLDAREPLRKQFLSEENMATHFSQLSLHNDHPYCSPPMTFSPALPPLRSPCSELLLWRYPGSLIPEALRLLRLGDTPSPPYPATPAGDIMEL comes from the exons ATGATCCTGCAGCAGCCCTTGGAGCGAGGCCCCCAGGGAGGGGCCCAGCGCCTCCCACGGGCCGCCTTGGGGGTGACTCGGGGCCTGGACGCCAG GGAGCCTCTGCGCAAGCAGTTTTTGTCTGAGGAGAACATGGCCACCCACTTCTCTCAACTCAGCCTGCACAATGACCACCCCTACTGCAGCCCCCCCATGACcttctccccagccctgcccccgcTCAG GAGCCCTTGCTCTGAGCTGCTTCTCTGGCGCTATCCTGGCAGCCTCATCCCTGAGGCCCTCCGTCTGCTGAGGCTGGGGGACACCCCCAGTCCCCCTTACCCTGCAACCCCAGCTGGGGACATAATGGAGCTCTGA
- the CLDN6 gene encoding claudin-6 has translation MASAGMQILGVVLTLLGWVNGLVSCALPMWKVTAFIGNSIVVAQMVWEGLWMSCVVQSTGQMQCKVYDSLLALPQDLQAARALCVIALLVALFGLLVYLAGAKCTTCVEEKDSKARLVLTSGIVFVISGVLTLIPVCWTAHAIIRDFYNPLVAEAQKRELGASLYLGWAASGLLLLGGGLLCCTCPLGGSRGPSHYMARYSTSAPAISRGPSEYPTKNYV, from the coding sequence ATGGCCTCTGCCGGAATGCAGATCCTGGGAGTCGTCCTGACACTGCTGGGCTGGGTAAATGGCCTGGTCTCCTGCGCCCTGCCCATGTGGAAGGTGACCGCTTTCATCGGCAACAGCATCGTGGTGGCCCAGATGGTGTGGGAGGGCCTGTGGATGTCCTGCGTGGTGCAGAGCACCGGCCAGATGCAGTGCAAGGTGTACGACTCACTGCTGGCGCTGCCGCAGGACCTGCAGGCTGCACGTGCCCTCTGTGTCATCGCCCTCCTTGTGGCCCTGTTTGGCTTGCTGGTCTACCTTGCTGGGGCCAAGTGTACCACCTGTGTGGAGGAGAAGGATTCCAAGGCCCGCCTGGTGCTCACCTCTGGGATTGTCTTTGTCATCTCAGGGGTCCTGACGCTAATCCCTGTGTGCTGGACGGCGCATGCCATCATCCGGGACTTCTATAACCCCCTGGTGGCTGAGGCCCAAAAGCGGGAGCTGGGGGCCTCCCTCTACTTGGGCTGGGCGGCCTCAGGCCTTTTGTTGCTGGGTGGGGGGCTGCTGTGCTGCACTTGCCCCTTGGGGGGGTCCCGGGGCCCCAGCCATTACATGGCCCGCTACTCAACATCTGCCCCTGCCATCTCTCGGGGGCCCTCTGAGTACCCCACCAAGAATTACGTCTGA